From the Oscillatoria salina IIICB1 genome, the window GCTGAGTGGTTCGACTAGCTCTTGCTTTTTTCGGGAGAGGAGAGAGGAGAAATATGCTCTGAGAAGTTGACATTGTTGGAGGTTAGGAAGATAGGAAAATTCGTTTTCTCGCTCAAACAGAGGTGCGGCGGCGATCGCTTGATATTCTGGATTGGGGTGTAGGCTTACTGCTAGTTTACTACGATCGACTTTTTGGGGTATTAATCCCGGAGGTAGTTCGCCGTTCAGTATAGCTATTAAGCGCTGTCTGCAAATGTTGGTATTTATACCACGACGTTCTAATTGTTGGATTATTTGTTCGATGGTGAAGGATTCTTCATCCACAATGCGCAAAAGTTCGCAGAGCAAAAAGAGATCGCTATATTGCTGAGAGGTTCGCTCTAAAACTTGTGGATACAAGGGTAGGTTAGCTAATCCTGTGGCTACTCGCGTTTCTCTGACTTCTTGGGTATCTTTAATTACCGTCGCTTCTGGAAATTTAGTTGAAAGTAATTGAGTTAGCGATCGCTCTAAAGTGGCGATCGCTCCACCACTACAAATTACTGTCTCAATCAGTTCGTTGGAAATACCAGTTTGACTCAAGAGGAGGTTGAGTCGTTGGTTAATTCGTTCTAAAAAGGGATAAATTACGCGAACTTCTAAGTCTCGTCGTTTGACTCCCCAAGTGCGATTTCCGAGTTGCGAGGTGAATTGTTCGCGATGTTGCAAAATTAGTTTGACTAACCGCGCTGCTTTTCTTTCTTGTCGTGCAAGATCGGTAGGTTGGTTGATTTCTGCGCTCAATTGTGCTTGATTTCGCGACCATTGAGGATAAATTAACTGAAGGAAAATTTCGCGATCGAGGTCGTTTCCTCCTGCGGAGATGCTAGCTAAGTAAAAATCTGAGTAAGTTAGATTTTCTGGGTTTGTAGGTAAATTTACTAGGGCTAATTCTGTGGTTGTCGCACCTGCATTAATTATGAGGGTATAACCTGTTACGGTATTGATGCTGGGAGATTCGTCTTTTCCTGGTAAATAAGCGAGTAAGGTAGCGATCGCGTCTTCCAAAAAAAAGATTTGCTCTACTCGCTGACACAGTTTCAGCTTTAAAATTGCTTCTCTGAGGTTAAAACGATAAATTTCACCCCATCCTATCGGTGCGCTGAAAATCACTCCTTCTAGGCTCTCTAAAGCGGCTTCTAGGGCTTTTTTATCGAGTCCTACAGCCTTAACTAAAGGTCTCAAATTGAATTTGAGGTATTCTGGAGTTAAGGTTGCTAGTAAGGCTTCTAGGGCTTCCTGTATCCAATAAAGAGAAACTATTTGTTCTCCTAGTTTTAATTTCGGTAGCCACTGTTGGATCTCGCGACTGTAGTAAGGTATTCCTAATTTTAAGTAAGTTTTTAAGTTCTCGAAAAAAATTCCGCCACGGGTTTGAGTGAAGGATAATGCTTCCCAGGCGATCGTTAAGGGTGAGTTTATCTGATTTTTCTCTGACTGAGGATGGCAGTATACCGCAGTGGGTAAGCGAAAGCTAGATTTGTCACACTCGCGATCGTTGTTTGACAACCAATAAAGGGGATATTGCTTACCGTTACTCACATTTAGTAGTACCGCAGCAATACCAGTCGTACCAAAATCTATTCCTAAGTACCAGTGAGGTTCGTTTTTCTCCTCCTGGTTGAGTTTTACCGAATGAGGCATTTTTCCGGCTAATTTGTGTTTGGTTGTGAAATCGAGATTAGATGTATTATTCTACGTTTCTAGATTAAGTTTGTAAGCGATTGCTGTTTTCGCTCGCATCGCTATTTGCTTCTAATTCTGGCGCAATTTCTTCGTTAGCGATCGCTGTTTCTTCTTCGCTGGCTACAGTTTCAGCGCTATTTGCTTCTAATTCTGGCGCAATTTCTTCGTTAGCGAGCGCTGTTTCTTCTTCGCTGGCTACAGTTTCAGCGCTATTTGCTTCTAATTCTGGCGCAATCTCTTCATTAGCGAGCGCTGTTTCTTCTTCGCTGGCTACAGTTTCAGCGCTATTTGCTTCTAATTCTGGCGCAATCTCTTCATTAGCGAGCGCTGTTTCTTCTTCGCTGGCTACAGTTTCAGCGTTATTTGCTTCTAATTCTGGCGCAATCTCTTCATTAGCGAGCGCTGTTTCTTCTTCGCTGACTACAGTTTCAGCGTTATTTGCTTCTAATTCTGGCGCAATCTCTTCATTAGCGAGCGCTGTTTCTTCTTGAATTACTGCGATATTTTCCTCTAGATGTGAGGTTGTCTGTTCCCTTGGGCGATCGCTATTATCAAATTGTTCTTCAAAAACCGATTCCGTATTTTCTTCTCCTGGTAGATTTGTCACTTCTTGCGTCGATTCTTCATCCCAAGGAGATACAATAGTAAACTCTTGAGCAAACATAAAATTTTCCGACGACTTATTCAATTCCTGATTTTGCTCAGTGTCTACTTCTTCAGACAAGCGATCCAAAGGAAAGTTCTCCAAATCTTCCTCAGCTAACAATTCTTCTGGTAATGCAAATGAATCTACCGCAGAATTTTCTTCAAATAACGAACTTTCATTGTTAAATGAGTAATCTAAAGATTGAGATTCACTTTCAAAACGCTGTAAATCTTCACTTAGCTGCTGAAGTTTATTTTCGTCTAATACGTTTTCTAAATCTTCTCTATCAGATTCCTGCTTATTTGTCAAGAGCAAATTTTCTTCTGGAGAAGCAGGAAGATAATCATCTTCATTGGGATCGGGTATAAACTCAAAATTAACTGGTGCGACATCGGAAGAATTTTGAGTAGGAAGTTCAATTAGCTCTGTCAAAGCATTAATTGTCTCAACCGCGTCAGAATCCTCAATCATAGCGACAGTAATGGGATTAGTGTCGTTAGGTAAAGTAGAAACATCATCTGCATCCTCACCAAACAAAAATTCTTGAGCAG encodes:
- a CDS encoding acetate and sugar kinases/Hsc70/actin family protein, with amino-acid sequence MPHSVKLNQEEKNEPHWYLGIDFGTTGIAAVLLNVSNGKQYPLYWLSNNDRECDKSSFRLPTAVYCHPQSEKNQINSPLTIAWEALSFTQTRGGIFFENLKTYLKLGIPYYSREIQQWLPKLKLGEQIVSLYWIQEALEALLATLTPEYLKFNLRPLVKAVGLDKKALEAALESLEGVIFSAPIGWGEIYRFNLREAILKLKLCQRVEQIFFLEDAIATLLAYLPGKDESPSINTVTGYTLIINAGATTTELALVNLPTNPENLTYSDFYLASISAGGNDLDREIFLQLIYPQWSRNQAQLSAEINQPTDLARQERKAARLVKLILQHREQFTSQLGNRTWGVKRRDLEVRVIYPFLERINQRLNLLLSQTGISNELIETVICSGGAIATLERSLTQLLSTKFPEATVIKDTQEVRETRVATGLANLPLYPQVLERTSQQYSDLFLLCELLRIVDEESFTIEQIIQQLERRGINTNICRQRLIAILNGELPPGLIPQKVDRSKLAVSLHPNPEYQAIAAAPLFERENEFSYLPNLQQCQLLRAYFSSLLSRKKQELVEPLSLNLPSLH